Sequence from the Flavobacterium sp. J372 genome:
TTGCGTTGCCGCCATTATCACTGCCCTGCACCATCAATGTTGTAGGATTAGGGTTTGATGCCGCAACAGCATCAAATAATGTTGATGAGGCAAAATCCTGCCCGTTTACCTTAGCTGCTACGTATTCACCTGTAGGGGTGCCGCCACCGTTAGAATTTCCGTCATCATCTCCGCATGATGCTGCGAGAAAAGAGAGCGAACCAAGCATTGCTGCTGTAAGTAGTCGTAATGTTTTCATAAGTTGTCAGTGTTTAAAGTTATCTCCCAAATTTGAGATTTACACCAAACTGATACAATACGGCAACTGCCCTAATTAAATTATGTTGCTTCGCCTGGCTTTATCTATAGCTTCAAGCTTATTATGCACCTGCAGCTTTGTATATATATTTTCAATATGCTTGCGTACAGTGCCCGATGATATAAAAAGATTATCAGCAATCAGGTTGTAGCTTAGGCCTTTGCTAAGCTGCTCTAATACGGCGGTTTCTCTTGATGTTAGCTGTACTTCAGCACGTTGGCGGTCTTCAAAAGTTATGGGATTCCGTAACAGCTTTAGCGACTTTAGTGCTATAGAGGGTGTCATCGCTGCGCCACCGTTCATTGTTTCCAATATGCCGCGGTGCAGGGCATTTAACTCTACTTCCTTCAGTAAATAACCGTCAGCCCCG
This genomic interval carries:
- a CDS encoding response regulator transcription factor; this encodes MIRIAIVDDNLFLQKAIADKISFFNDLSCRFMCANGIELIEKLEENHNIDLILMDIEMPKMDGIEATAKVKSRYPQLKVIMLTVFDNDENIFNAIKAGADGYLLKEVELNALHRGILETMNGGAAMTPSIALKSLKLLRNPITFEDRQRAEVQLTSRETAVLEQLSKGLSYNLIADNLFISSGTVRKHIENIYTKLQVHNKLEAIDKARRSNII